A stretch of Acidovorax sp. RAC01 DNA encodes these proteins:
- a CDS encoding type II toxin-antitoxin system HipA family toxin has protein sequence MTRRPAALPRAARQPGPAPRHAPHVTPRDYIPQDTLYVWALVNPAHPVLAGAVSLSQLVPNCATFAYAADWWEFPLSEDLPLVAGQVFSAGHKDSAPGAIDDARPDRWGERIIRHVDRPARLSILEMLLFAGDDRFGALGISTSAERYIPRRIGPYPQLRDLDALVRAVQEVQAQTPVTTEMQRLVQPGVTLGGARPKALLQTERGACVIKFSDLDDAVDTPLIEHATMTLAAQAGIKVATTGVLPLAAPHAGRKQRHALTIERFDRVQINELDLRVHCISARTALAAAGLAESYGALATVLLRHAHPDRQKALREELFRRMVFNILMDNTDDHERNHCLRLGFDGYYDLAPAFDVVPTLQNMGYQAMVVGRHGAEATLDNALTELSEFGITRARALALVQEVTRTVDRWVTHFRQMDVCDADMEALAASIDRPALKRQRAEYC, from the coding sequence ATGACCCGGCGGCCTGCTGCCCTGCCCCGTGCAGCGCGACAGCCAGGGCCCGCGCCACGCCACGCGCCGCACGTCACACCGCGCGACTACATCCCGCAAGACACCCTCTACGTCTGGGCACTGGTCAACCCCGCCCACCCGGTACTGGCCGGCGCGGTCAGCCTGTCGCAACTGGTGCCCAACTGCGCCACGTTTGCCTATGCCGCAGACTGGTGGGAGTTCCCGCTCAGCGAAGACCTTCCGCTGGTCGCGGGCCAGGTCTTCAGCGCAGGTCACAAGGACAGCGCCCCCGGCGCCATCGACGATGCCCGCCCCGACCGCTGGGGCGAGCGCATCATCCGCCACGTCGACCGGCCCGCGCGGCTGTCCATCCTGGAGATGCTGCTGTTTGCGGGCGACGACCGGTTCGGCGCCCTGGGCATCTCCACTTCGGCCGAGCGCTACATACCCCGCCGCATCGGCCCCTACCCACAACTGCGCGACCTTGATGCCCTGGTGCGTGCGGTGCAAGAGGTGCAGGCGCAAACCCCCGTCACCACCGAAATGCAGCGGCTGGTGCAGCCCGGCGTGACCCTGGGTGGGGCGCGGCCCAAGGCGCTGCTGCAGACCGAGCGCGGCGCCTGCGTCATCAAGTTCAGCGACCTGGACGATGCCGTGGACACACCGCTGATCGAACACGCCACCATGACGCTGGCCGCGCAGGCCGGCATAAAGGTGGCCACCACGGGCGTGCTGCCCCTGGCCGCGCCACACGCCGGGCGCAAGCAGCGCCATGCGCTGACCATCGAGCGCTTTGACCGGGTGCAGATCAACGAACTTGACCTGCGGGTGCACTGCATTTCAGCCCGCACCGCGCTGGCCGCCGCCGGGCTGGCCGAGAGCTACGGCGCACTGGCCACCGTGCTGCTGCGCCACGCCCACCCCGACCGGCAAAAGGCGCTGCGCGAGGAGCTGTTTCGCCGCATGGTGTTCAACATCCTGATGGACAACACCGACGACCATGAGCGCAACCACTGCCTGCGCCTGGGGTTTGACGGTTACTACGACCTCGCCCCCGCCTTCGACGTGGTGCCCACGCTGCAGAACATGGGCTACCAGGCCATGGTGGTGGGCCGGCACGGCGCCGAGGCCACGCTGGACAACGCGCTGACCGAGCTGAGCGAGTTCGGCATCACCCGCGCCCGCGCATTGGCGCTGGTGCAGGAGGTTACGCGCACGGTGGATCGTTGGGTCACGCACTTCCGCCAGATGGACGTGTGCGATGCAGACATGGAAGCACTGGCCGCCAGCATTGACCGGCCTGCGCTGAAGCGGCAACGGGCCGAATACTGCTGA
- a CDS encoding PaaI family thioesterase has translation MPMHTNGPAATHPDIPDGFAPLVAGGPFIQHNGPLYLLQQGGVVKFGFRVLAQHVNPMNNLHGGMMASFCDMLLPLSVHRKSEQVHNRFLPTISLQIDYLAPAALGAWVEGEAEPLRVTRSLVFAQGLVSADGVPCARVSGVFKIGPEVPAEARE, from the coding sequence ATGCCCATGCACACCAACGGCCCTGCAGCCACGCACCCCGACATTCCGGACGGCTTTGCGCCGCTGGTGGCCGGCGGCCCCTTCATTCAGCACAACGGCCCGCTGTACCTGCTGCAGCAGGGCGGCGTGGTGAAGTTCGGCTTTCGGGTGCTGGCGCAGCATGTGAACCCCATGAACAACCTGCATGGCGGGATGATGGCGAGCTTTTGCGACATGCTGCTGCCGCTGTCGGTGCACCGCAAAAGCGAGCAGGTGCACAACCGGTTTCTGCCCACCATCAGCCTGCAGATCGACTACCTGGCCCCTGCTGCGCTGGGAGCCTGGGTCGAAGGCGAGGCTGAGCCGCTGCGCGTGACGCGGTCGCTGGTGTTTGCGCAAGGGCTGGTGTCTGCGGATGGCGTGCCCTGTGCGCGGGTGAGCGGGGTGTTCAAGATCGGGCCGGAAGTGCCCGCGGAGGCCAGGGAGTAG
- a CDS encoding transglutaminase-like domain-containing protein produces the protein MPDLPSPATLASTALIDSDAPSVHAFATQHAQGSTDRERAAALYLAVRDSFRYDPYRIDLSPAGMRASSVLAHGHGWCVPKAALLTAACRAAGIPARMGFADVRNHLSTARMRETMKTDLFIWHGYTDIWIDGQWRKATPAFNIGLCDKFGLLPLEFDGHADSIYHPFDKTGQRHMEYVHQRGTFDDLPLDDIVRDFQAVYGGWLEGNATRSSLQGASFDRDIDNEKEAH, from the coding sequence ATGCCCGACCTGCCCAGCCCCGCCACGCTTGCCTCCACGGCACTCATCGACAGCGACGCGCCGTCGGTACACGCCTTTGCCACGCAGCACGCACAGGGCAGCACCGACCGCGAGCGCGCCGCAGCCCTGTACCTGGCCGTGCGCGACAGCTTCCGGTACGACCCGTACCGCATTGACCTGTCGCCTGCGGGCATGCGGGCCAGCAGCGTGCTGGCCCACGGCCACGGCTGGTGCGTGCCCAAGGCCGCCCTGCTGACGGCCGCCTGCCGCGCCGCAGGCATTCCGGCCCGCATGGGCTTTGCCGATGTGCGCAACCACCTGAGCACCGCCCGCATGCGCGAGACGATGAAAACCGACCTTTTCATCTGGCACGGCTACACCGACATCTGGATCGACGGCCAGTGGCGCAAGGCCACGCCCGCATTCAACATCGGGCTGTGCGACAAGTTCGGGCTGCTGCCGCTGGAGTTCGACGGGCACGCCGACTCTATCTATCACCCGTTCGACAAGACCGGCCAGCGCCACATGGAGTACGTGCACCAGCGCGGCACGTTTGACGACCTGCCGCTGGATGACATCGTGCGCGACTTCCAGGCGGTGTATGGCGGCTGGCTGGAGGGCAACGCCACCCGCAGCAGCCTGCAAGGCGCCAGCTTCGACCGCGACATTGACAACGAAAAGGAAGCCCACTGA
- a CDS encoding trimeric intracellular cation channel family protein, translating to MDPFITSGWINTFRTLLEVAATIAFALSGVIVAARKRLDAVGVCVVAFVAAFGGGTLRDLLLDQRPFFWIRHTEFVWGILALCVAAMLFMRQRHFQPTERAMLLPDAIGLGLFAAVGVDISIAIGMPPLIAVVMGVITGVFGGVLRDVLCNEVPQAFSDHRPYALCAFAGGWADIALRQLDAPAWSTLVTCVVVTAGLRGLALWRNWELPAWRV from the coding sequence ATGGACCCGTTCATCACCTCCGGCTGGATCAACACCTTCCGCACCCTGCTCGAAGTGGCGGCCACCATCGCGTTTGCCTTGTCGGGCGTGATCGTGGCGGCGCGCAAGCGGCTCGATGCCGTGGGCGTGTGCGTGGTGGCGTTTGTGGCGGCCTTTGGCGGCGGCACCCTGCGCGACCTGCTGCTGGACCAGCGGCCCTTCTTCTGGATACGGCACACCGAATTCGTGTGGGGCATCCTGGCGCTGTGCGTGGCGGCCATGCTGTTCATGCGGCAGCGGCACTTTCAGCCCACCGAGCGGGCCATGCTGCTGCCCGACGCCATTGGCCTGGGGCTGTTCGCCGCGGTGGGGGTCGACATCTCGATCGCCATCGGCATGCCACCCCTCATTGCCGTGGTGATGGGCGTGATCACCGGCGTGTTTGGCGGCGTGCTGCGCGATGTGTTGTGCAACGAGGTGCCCCAGGCCTTCAGCGACCACCGGCCGTATGCCCTGTGCGCGTTTGCCGGCGGCTGGGCCGACATCGCCCTGCGCCAGCTGGATGCCCCCGCGTGGTCGACGCTGGTCACCTGCGTGGTGGTCACCGCCGGGCTGCGCGGGCTGGCGCTGTGGCGCAACTGGGAGCTGCCAGCCTGGCGCGTTTAG
- the kefC gene encoding glutathione-regulated potassium-efflux system protein KefC, translating to MEHAPTWLTYGFLYLSAAVVAVPLAQALGLGAIIGYLAAGIAIGPWGLGLVSNVQDILHFAEFGVVLMLFLVGLELQPSRLWALRRPIFGTGTAQVLGCAAVLFALGALAGLPWRVSLVGALGLALSSTAIALQSLAERNLMRTQSGQAGFSILLFQDVAAIPILALLPLLGAAAGAGDAHTPGDVALEVLKIVGVIGAIILGGRLLLRPVLRWIAKSRTPEVFTAAALLLVVGIAYLMVMVGLSMALGAFLAGVLLADSEYRRELEADIEPFKGLLLGLFFIAVGMSIDFGVILRSPWLMAAILVGFLAAKAVVIYALAKVVGIPYQERPVFTLLLAQGGEFAFVVFQAAAGASVFSAETASLLIGAVALSMLISPLLLVLLDRVLLRRYARVKAPAAEEISEPQEAPVIIAGFGRYGQIVSRVLLAQGIPTTVLDHSVEMLEVARTFGYRVFYGDATRLDLLRIAGAEHARILVVAVDDPDPSVQIAKLAREHFPHLQVVARARDITHWNRLRDIGVTLVQRELFESSLQSAHTVLGLMGLTPEQATAITQRFRTHNIALADRMYPHHKDRAKFIAVAREGRSQLAEQMAKERQEAAAGNVDGGAYPGYEMPGNVGAGSHSGSDGDYSTPARPDDGKTDQNRL from the coding sequence ATGGAACACGCGCCCACCTGGCTCACCTACGGTTTCCTCTACCTCTCGGCCGCCGTGGTGGCCGTGCCGCTGGCGCAGGCGCTGGGCCTGGGCGCCATCATTGGCTACCTGGCGGCGGGCATTGCCATCGGCCCGTGGGGGCTGGGGCTGGTCAGCAATGTGCAGGACATCCTGCACTTTGCCGAGTTTGGTGTGGTGCTGATGCTGTTTCTGGTGGGGCTGGAGCTGCAGCCCAGCCGGCTGTGGGCGCTGCGGCGCCCGATTTTTGGCACCGGCACGGCCCAGGTGCTGGGCTGCGCGGCGGTGCTGTTTGCGCTGGGTGCGCTGGCAGGGCTGCCCTGGCGCGTGAGCCTGGTAGGGGCGCTGGGGCTGGCGCTTTCGTCCACCGCGATTGCGCTGCAGTCGCTGGCCGAGCGCAATCTGATGCGCACGCAAAGCGGGCAGGCAGGCTTTTCGATCCTGCTGTTCCAGGACGTGGCCGCGATTCCCATCCTGGCGCTACTGCCCCTGCTGGGCGCCGCGGCGGGCGCGGGTGACGCCCACACGCCGGGCGACGTGGCGCTGGAAGTCCTCAAGATCGTGGGCGTGATCGGCGCCATCATCCTGGGCGGCCGGCTGCTGCTGCGCCCCGTGCTGCGCTGGATCGCCAAAAGCCGCACGCCCGAAGTGTTTACCGCCGCCGCGCTGCTGCTGGTGGTGGGCATCGCCTACCTGATGGTGATGGTGGGGCTGTCGATGGCGCTGGGCGCCTTTCTCGCCGGGGTGCTGCTGGCCGACAGCGAATACCGGCGCGAGCTGGAGGCCGACATCGAGCCCTTCAAGGGCCTGCTGCTGGGCCTGTTCTTCATTGCCGTGGGCATGAGCATCGACTTCGGCGTGATCCTGCGCTCGCCCTGGCTGATGGCCGCCATCCTCGTCGGCTTTCTGGCGGCCAAGGCGGTGGTGATCTATGCGCTGGCCAAGGTGGTGGGCATTCCGTACCAGGAGCGCCCGGTGTTCACGCTGCTGCTGGCGCAGGGCGGCGAGTTCGCGTTTGTGGTGTTCCAGGCTGCTGCCGGGGCCAGCGTGTTCTCGGCCGAAACCGCGTCGCTGCTGATTGGCGCCGTGGCACTGTCGATGCTGATCAGCCCACTGCTGCTGGTGCTGCTCGACCGGGTGCTGCTGCGCCGCTACGCGCGGGTGAAGGCGCCGGCGGCCGAAGAAATATCGGAGCCGCAGGAGGCCCCGGTCATCATCGCCGGGTTCGGCCGCTACGGGCAGATCGTCTCGCGCGTACTGCTGGCCCAGGGCATCCCCACCACCGTGCTGGACCACAGCGTGGAGATGCTGGAGGTGGCGCGCACCTTCGGCTACCGGGTGTTCTATGGCGATGCCACACGGCTGGACCTGCTGCGCATTGCGGGGGCCGAACACGCGCGCATCCTGGTGGTGGCGGTGGACGATCCCGACCCGTCGGTGCAGATTGCCAAACTGGCGCGCGAGCACTTTCCGCACCTGCAGGTGGTGGCCCGCGCGCGCGACATCACGCACTGGAACCGCCTGCGCGACATTGGCGTGACGCTGGTGCAGCGCGAACTGTTCGAGTCGAGCCTGCAAAGCGCGCACACGGTGCTGGGCCTGATGGGGCTGACGCCCGAGCAGGCCACCGCCATCACCCAGCGGTTTCGCACGCACAACATTGCGCTGGCAGACCGCATGTACCCGCACCACAAGGACCGCGCCAAGTTCATCGCCGTGGCCCGGGAAGGCCGCAGCCAGCTCGCCGAGCAGATGGCCAAGGAGCGGCAGGAAGCGGCGGCGGGCAACGTCGATGGCGGCGCGTACCCGGGCTATGAAATGCCGGGCAACGTGGGTGCTGGCTCCCACAGCGGCAGCGATGGCGACTACAGCACCCCTGCCCGGCCAGACGACGGAAAAACCGATCAAAACAGGCTCTAG
- a CDS encoding LysE family translocator, which yields MDVQTWLAFFAASCLIAVSPGSGAVLSMSHGLSYGVRKTTATILGLQLGLLLILVIAGAGVGSLLLASEVAFSVVKVLGACYLIYVGWSQWRAGDASPIQGDEAAPAGPWQKRCLTGFLTNATNPKGIIFMVAVLPQFMTDTRPLWTQLAVMAATTVAVDVVVMHGYAAGASALRRLMRSARAVRVQNRVFGGLLMAVGAGLFFVKRGGQNA from the coding sequence ATGGATGTGCAGACCTGGCTGGCTTTTTTTGCGGCGTCATGCCTGATTGCGGTGTCGCCCGGCTCGGGCGCCGTGCTGTCCATGAGCCATGGCCTCTCGTACGGGGTGCGCAAGACCACCGCCACCATCCTGGGTCTGCAACTGGGGCTGCTGCTCATCCTGGTCATCGCCGGGGCGGGCGTGGGCTCGCTGCTGCTGGCCTCCGAAGTGGCGTTCAGCGTGGTCAAGGTGCTGGGCGCCTGCTACCTCATCTATGTGGGTTGGAGCCAGTGGCGCGCGGGTGATGCGTCGCCCATCCAGGGCGACGAGGCCGCTCCTGCCGGGCCATGGCAAAAGCGGTGCCTCACGGGTTTTCTCACCAACGCCACCAACCCCAAGGGCATCATTTTCATGGTGGCCGTGCTGCCGCAGTTCATGACCGACACGCGCCCGCTGTGGACGCAGCTGGCCGTGATGGCCGCCACCACCGTGGCGGTGGACGTGGTGGTGATGCACGGCTACGCTGCAGGCGCGAGCGCCTTGCGGCGGCTGATGCGCAGCGCCCGCGCCGTGCGCGTACAAAACCGCGTGTTCGGCGGCCTGCTGATGGCGGTGGGCGCGGGGCTCTTCTTCGTCAAGCGCGGCGGGCAGAACGCCTGA
- a CDS encoding ParA family protein has product MPVVVVANPKGGVGKSTLSTNIAGYYASRGHPVILGDTDPQQSARLWLGLRPPAARAIGTWDASADVITRPPRGTTHAVLDTPAGLQGWRMSDVFKLADKIIVPLQPSVFDIFATRSFLDKLAEHRHAAGAQIGIVGMRVDARTKAAEQLHHFVDTLGFPVLGYLRDTQNYIHLAAHGLTLFDVAPGRVARDLEQWQGICTWLDT; this is encoded by the coding sequence ATGCCAGTCGTTGTTGTCGCCAATCCGAAGGGGGGCGTGGGCAAGTCCACGCTGTCTACCAACATTGCGGGCTACTACGCCAGCCGCGGGCACCCCGTCATCTTGGGCGATACCGATCCGCAGCAGTCGGCGCGCCTGTGGCTGGGTCTGCGCCCGCCTGCGGCGCGTGCCATCGGCACCTGGGACGCGTCGGCCGACGTGATCACCCGCCCGCCCCGCGGCACGACCCACGCCGTGCTCGACACGCCGGCCGGCCTGCAGGGCTGGCGCATGAGCGACGTGTTCAAGCTGGCCGACAAGATCATCGTGCCGCTGCAGCCCAGCGTGTTCGACATCTTTGCCACGCGCAGTTTTCTCGACAAGCTGGCCGAGCACCGCCATGCAGCGGGCGCGCAGATCGGCATCGTGGGCATGCGGGTGGACGCCCGCACCAAGGCCGCCGAGCAGCTGCACCACTTTGTCGACACGCTCGGCTTCCCGGTGCTGGGCTACCTGCGCGACACGCAGAACTACATCCACCTGGCCGCCCATGGCCTGACGCTGTTTGACGTGGCGCCCGGCCGCGTGGCGCGCGACCTGGAGCAGTGGCAAGGCATCTGCACCTGGCTCGACACCTGA
- a CDS encoding MaoC family dehydratase — MKTFRSYSEVSACVGQEVAVTEWITITQEQVNLFAEATGDHQWIHVDPERAKAGPFGAPIAHGFLTLSLIPRFFETGIHIEGARMGVNYGLNRVRFTSPVPVGSRLRARLTLQAAEPIAPDGMQMTWMVTVEREGSDKPACVAESLSRNFGAPA; from the coding sequence ATGAAAACCTTCCGCTCCTACTCCGAAGTCAGCGCCTGCGTGGGCCAGGAGGTCGCCGTGACCGAATGGATCACCATCACCCAGGAACAGGTGAACCTGTTTGCCGAGGCCACGGGCGATCACCAGTGGATCCATGTGGACCCCGAGCGCGCCAAGGCCGGGCCATTTGGTGCGCCCATTGCACACGGGTTCCTCACGCTGTCGCTGATTCCGCGCTTTTTCGAGACCGGCATCCACATCGAGGGAGCCCGCATGGGCGTGAACTACGGTTTGAACCGCGTGCGGTTCACATCGCCGGTACCGGTGGGCAGCCGTCTACGAGCGCGCCTGACGCTGCAGGCTGCCGAGCCCATCGCGCCGGACGGCATGCAGATGACCTGGATGGTTACCGTGGAGCGCGAAGGCAGCGACAAGCCCGCCTGCGTGGCCGAGTCGCTGTCGCGCAACTTCGGGGCACCGGCCTGA
- a CDS encoding LysR family transcriptional regulator, whose amino-acid sequence MDRLQAMKVFERVVDEGGFAAAARAMDMSPPVVTRMVAELEHHLGTRLLQRTTRKLALTDAGESYLQRVRTILHEIDDAEAAAAANTRDLRGTIRIVAAPVLATNFLAPVVALWRAEYPRLVLDISIDAFASARVDEYDVTIMVAGEDFDANIVARPLLQGEAIVVASPQYLQRRGTPLEPHDLLQHDYLRDSGAAARSQMGPGRKLRLQPVTPGQPAQEVDVPAVLQSVSTELLLRAAVDGAGVAVTSRLLAAEHLARGELVHILPGWIFSRYTVYAALPSGRMLPARTRVFLDFLSQQAQAAMAEQQGL is encoded by the coding sequence ATGGACCGCCTGCAAGCCATGAAGGTGTTCGAGCGCGTGGTCGACGAAGGCGGTTTTGCCGCCGCCGCGCGCGCCATGGATATGTCGCCCCCCGTCGTCACCCGCATGGTGGCCGAACTGGAGCACCACCTGGGCACGCGGCTCCTGCAGCGCACCACGCGCAAGCTGGCGCTGACGGATGCGGGCGAGTCTTATCTGCAGCGGGTGCGCACCATCCTGCACGAGATCGACGACGCCGAAGCCGCTGCCGCTGCCAATACGCGCGACCTGCGCGGCACCATCCGTATCGTGGCGGCGCCTGTGCTGGCTACCAATTTCCTCGCACCGGTGGTGGCGCTGTGGCGGGCTGAATACCCGAGGCTGGTGCTGGACATCAGCATTGATGCCTTTGCGTCGGCGCGGGTGGATGAATACGACGTGACCATCATGGTGGCGGGCGAGGATTTTGACGCCAACATCGTGGCGCGGCCCCTGCTGCAGGGCGAAGCCATCGTGGTCGCCTCGCCGCAATACCTGCAGCGCCGCGGCACGCCGCTGGAGCCGCATGATCTGCTGCAGCATGACTATCTGCGCGATTCGGGCGCGGCCGCGCGCTCGCAGATGGGCCCGGGCCGCAAGTTGCGACTGCAGCCAGTGACCCCCGGCCAGCCTGCCCAGGAAGTGGACGTACCCGCCGTGCTGCAAAGCGTGAGCACCGAGCTGTTGTTGCGCGCCGCCGTGGATGGCGCGGGGGTGGCGGTCACATCGCGTCTGCTGGCAGCCGAGCATCTGGCCCGCGGCGAGCTGGTGCACATCCTGCCGGGGTGGATCTTTTCGCGCTACACGGTGTATGCGGCCTTGCCCTCGGGCCGCATGCTGCCGGCGCGCACCAGGGTGTTCCTCGACTTTTTGAGTCAGCAGGCGCAGGCTGCGATGGCAGAGCAGCAGGGCCTGTAG
- a CDS encoding tRNA (cytidine(34)-2'-O)-methyltransferase: MFHIVLVEPEIPPNTGNVIRLAANTGCSLHLIEPLGFSMEDRLMRRAGLDYHEYATVHRHAGWTAFLRDAQPDPARMFAMTTHASQPVHSTCFLPGDWLVFGAETRGLPPELRETFPPAQRLRLPMVAGQRSLNLSNAVAVTVFEAWRQNSFAMPDGEIEVEPEGTIISGFAQLG; the protein is encoded by the coding sequence ATGTTCCATATCGTCCTTGTCGAGCCGGAAATCCCGCCCAACACCGGCAACGTGATCCGCCTCGCGGCCAATACAGGCTGCTCGCTGCACCTGATCGAACCGCTCGGGTTTTCGATGGAAGACCGGCTGATGCGACGCGCCGGGCTGGACTACCACGAGTACGCCACCGTGCACCGCCACGCAGGCTGGACGGCATTTTTGCGCGATGCCCAGCCCGACCCGGCACGCATGTTTGCGATGACCACGCACGCGTCGCAGCCTGTGCACTCGACCTGCTTTCTGCCCGGAGACTGGCTGGTGTTCGGTGCCGAGACGCGCGGCCTGCCGCCCGAGCTGCGCGAAACCTTTCCGCCCGCACAGCGCCTGCGGCTGCCTATGGTGGCCGGGCAACGCAGCCTGAATCTGTCGAACGCGGTGGCGGTGACGGTATTTGAAGCCTGGCGCCAGAACAGCTTTGCCATGCCCGACGGCGAGATTGAAGTGGAGCCCGAGGGCACCATCATCAGCGGCTTTGCGCAGCTCGGCTGA
- a CDS encoding ComF family protein, whose translation MLFTRLAGISRHLDRMADRVPGTCAVCHAWPSRRVCDACVARFAQPATRCARCALRVPAGVEICGACLRAPPLHDACLAAVDYAYPWADALAAFKFRGDPGWARTMASLLRSTPWVEPALDAGHKVMPVPLSTERLRARGFNQAALLARKLAPHKADMHSLLRLQSTEAQSGLARADRLRNLRGAFAVEPARAGDLRGLRVVLVDDVMTTGATLHAATQALRDAGVAHVTAVVLMRTGID comes from the coding sequence ATGCTGTTCACTCGCCTGGCAGGGATTTCGCGCCACCTCGACCGCATGGCCGACAGGGTGCCCGGCACGTGCGCGGTCTGCCACGCGTGGCCCTCCCGTCGGGTCTGCGACGCCTGCGTGGCGCGCTTTGCCCAGCCGGCCACACGGTGCGCGCGTTGCGCCCTGCGGGTACCCGCGGGTGTGGAGATCTGCGGTGCCTGCCTGCGCGCACCGCCACTTCACGATGCCTGCCTGGCGGCGGTGGACTATGCCTACCCCTGGGCCGACGCACTGGCCGCGTTCAAATTCCGGGGCGACCCCGGCTGGGCGCGGACGATGGCCTCCCTGTTGCGCAGTACGCCGTGGGTGGAGCCAGCGCTGGACGCCGGCCACAAGGTGATGCCGGTGCCGTTGTCGACCGAACGGCTGCGGGCGCGCGGGTTCAACCAGGCGGCGCTGCTGGCGCGCAAGCTGGCGCCACACAAGGCCGACATGCACAGCCTGCTTCGCCTGCAATCGACCGAGGCCCAGAGCGGCCTGGCCCGGGCCGACCGCCTGCGCAACCTGCGCGGCGCGTTCGCGGTGGAGCCCGCCCGTGCTGGTGACCTGCGCGGTCTGCGGGTGGTGCTGGTGGACGATGTGATGACCACCGGTGCCACCCTGCACGCCGCCACGCAGGCGCTGCGCGACGCTGGCGTGGCCCATGTAACGGCCGTCGTGCTGATGCGGACCGGCATCGATTGA
- a CDS encoding biotin synthase, with amino-acid sequence MSSERPPTIDPVAAARWHAAAPAVSPWLHEEVGRRMQDRLQWIVQAPDSWCDWDAVRGGLQAHTLVSGRYPKARSVIHETSAAHAKVAREAFSKPWWSPGRWSAANPEFAAPEPASVQMLWANMGLHTAADPQALIAQWHRALAVDGYLMFSCLGPDTLRELHAVYAAMGWPPAGHAFTDMHDWGDMLVQAGFAEPVMDMERITLTFATPERLVQELRELGCNLHPGRHAALRGRHWRAQLYAALSQRLADPDNGGQLALTFEIIYGHAFKPAPRVRVSESSAVSLQDMRAMLRKAGERT; translated from the coding sequence ATGTCATCCGAGCGTCCCCCCACCATTGACCCAGTTGCTGCCGCGCGCTGGCACGCCGCGGCCCCGGCCGTCTCGCCCTGGCTGCACGAGGAGGTGGGTCGGCGCATGCAGGACCGCCTGCAGTGGATCGTGCAGGCGCCAGACTCGTGGTGCGACTGGGATGCAGTGCGCGGGGGGCTGCAGGCCCACACGCTGGTCAGTGGCCGCTACCCCAAGGCGCGGAGCGTCATCCACGAGACCTCTGCCGCGCACGCCAAGGTGGCGCGCGAAGCGTTTTCCAAACCGTGGTGGAGCCCGGGACGATGGAGCGCGGCCAACCCCGAATTCGCCGCCCCCGAGCCCGCCAGCGTGCAGATGCTGTGGGCCAACATGGGCCTGCACACCGCGGCCGACCCGCAGGCGCTGATCGCGCAATGGCACCGGGCGCTTGCGGTCGACGGCTATCTGATGTTCTCGTGCCTGGGGCCTGACACCCTGCGGGAGCTGCACGCGGTGTATGCAGCCATGGGCTGGCCCCCGGCCGGGCATGCATTCACGGACATGCACGATTGGGGAGACATGCTGGTGCAGGCCGGCTTTGCCGAACCCGTGATGGACATGGAGCGCATCACGCTCACCTTTGCCACCCCCGAGCGGCTGGTGCAGGAATTGCGCGAACTGGGCTGCAACCTGCACCCAGGCCGGCACGCGGCACTGCGCGGGCGGCATTGGCGGGCGCAGCTGTATGCGGCGCTGTCGCAGCGCCTGGCCGATCCTGACAATGGCGGTCAGCTCGCACTCACTTTCGAGATCATCTACGGCCACGCGTTCAAGCCAGCGCCCCGGGTTCGCGTCAGCGAGTCAAGCGCAGTCTCCCTGCAGGACATGCGGGCCATGTTGCGCAAGGCCGGCGAGCGGACCTGA
- a CDS encoding DUF2244 domain-containing protein: MTGLVYRFATVSGQRVDWRLARNCSVTPAQLGWLYLALCVVILAIASAFWMLGARLVMPFAWLEILAVGIAFVIYGRHAADGERISLQGSRLVVELETAGKLERAEFDRSRVRVEPKTGNRSLIMLSAQGRSVEVGRFVRPELRPVLASEIRMALRAA, translated from the coding sequence GTGACGGGCTTGGTTTATCGTTTTGCCACGGTTTCTGGTCAGCGCGTCGACTGGCGCCTTGCCCGCAACTGCTCGGTGACGCCGGCGCAACTCGGGTGGCTGTACCTGGCCCTGTGCGTGGTGATCCTGGCGATTGCATCGGCGTTCTGGATGCTGGGAGCGCGGCTCGTCATGCCATTCGCATGGCTCGAAATCCTTGCGGTTGGAATAGCGTTCGTCATCTATGGCCGCCATGCGGCCGATGGCGAAAGAATCTCATTGCAAGGCTCGCGCCTTGTGGTGGAGCTGGAAACGGCAGGCAAGCTGGAGCGGGCAGAGTTCGACCGAAGCAGGGTTCGCGTAGAACCCAAGACGGGCAACCGTTCGCTCATCATGTTGTCTGCGCAGGGGCGTTCGGTGGAAGTGGGGCGCTTTGTGCGCCCGGAGCTGAGGCCGGTCCTGGCATCGGAGATCCGCATGGCTCTGCGCGCTGCCTGA